ATCATTCAAAAACTAGGTTTCCTTACTATTGAAGGCTTAAAAGAAGCTATTCCATCAAAACTTTTCAATGATATGTGTGGAATGCGCAAGAAGATGAAACTAAAAGAAGTAAAAAATCCAACGAAAGAAGAAGTGGAAGGTTGGTTGAAATAATGAGTAAGTTATCGTCGGTGGAGACACCGACAATGGCAGAATAAAAATATGTGTAGGTCAAAGGCTAGCCTTTGACCTATTTTTATAAAACCTCCCCTCCAAATACTGTAATTTTTTATCTTATCTAACTACCTATTGAAATAAAGTCTAAAAAATCATTTACGTAGTTATGTTATTTTATAAAAAATTTATTCTCAGTTTTATTTTTGTCGTCTTTTTAGGAAGTACTGTCATAGCACAAAGCCCAATAGATTCACTTTCAGAAACAGATAAAGAAGTAATTTTACCTATCGAACAACTTTTTGAAGGAATGCTAAAAGGCGATAGTAGCCTTATCCGACAAGCATTTTATGAAAATGCAAATCTCAAAACGGTTATTAAAGACAAAAATGACAACATAGTTTTGAGAGTAGATTCTTTAGAAAACTTACTAAACGCTGTAGCTACTCCTCACGAAAAACCGTACAGAGAAAAAATATTGAGCTATGAAATTAAGACAGATGAAAACTTAGCACAGGTTTGGACACCCTACAAATTTTACGTAGGCGAAACATTTAGCCATTGTGGAGCAAATGCGTTTCACCTAATAAAAACAAAAGAGGGTTGGAAAATTATAAGTATCACAGATACTCGCCATAGAGAAGGGTGTGAATAGAATATTAAGACACTACCTTTGCAAATTCTCCCAAATTTTATCTTTCAATATATCTAAATTAGCCTGTGTAACTGCTGAGATAAAAAGGTGAGGAATGTCTTTTGGCAAATCAGGTTCTAGCATAGACTTTAACTCATCGTCTATCAAATCCATTTTTGAAATAGCTAAAAAGCGTTTTTTATCTAACAATTCTGGATTGTATTTTTCTAGCTCACCTACCAAAATATCATACTCTTCTTTGATATTTTTTGCATCTGCCGAAATGACAAACAAAAGCATAGAATTTCTCTCAATATGTCTCAAAAAACGCACTCCTAAGCCTTTTCCTTCTGCTGCTCCTTCAATAATCCCTGGAATATCTGCTACCACAAACGAACGGTGGTCTCGGTAAGGAACTACTCCCAAATTAGGAACAAGCGTAGTAAAAGCATAATTTGCAATTTTTGGCTTGGCTGCCGAAATCACAGAAAGCAGTGTTGATTTTCCTGCATTTGGAAAGCCTACCAAACCCACATCTGCCAAAACCTTTAGTTCTAGCGTAAACCAACCTTCTGTAAAAGGCTCTCCTGGTTGAGAATATTCAGGAGCTTGATTGATAGAATTGCGAAAATGAAAATTGCCTAAACCTCCTCGTCCTCCGTGTAGAATGATAACTTCTTGTCCGTCTTCCAATACTTCGGCTACTTTTTCTCCTGTTTCGGCATCTTTTACAACTGTTCCCAACGGAACTTCTAAAATAGTGTCTTCGCCTTGTTTTCCATAACTTTTCTGTCCACTTCCGTTTTCTCCATCTTGTGCAAAAACGTGTTTTTGGTAGCGCAAATGTAGAAGTGTCCAAAGTTGAGCATTAGCACGAAGAATAATATGACCTCCACGTCCACCATCTCCACCATCAGGACCTCCTAGTGGAACGTGTTTTTCTCTGCGAAAATGTGTAGAACCAGCACCACCTTTGCCAGAACGAAGAAATAATTTTACGTAATCTATGAAGTTAGGAGAATCCAAAGTGTTTTTCAGTTAGCAGTTATCATTTAGCAATTACCGATTAAGAGCAATCAGTAAGCTAGTATTTGTATCAATTTGCAAAGATAGGAATTTTTTTAGTTCTGATGCTAACAAAAGGCATTTACACATTAGTCTATATTTACAAAGCTACTAACGTAATGTCATTACGCTGTTTTTCTATTTTTGGTTTGCTATACGAGACTGAGCTTCATTTCCAATTAGTTCATTCCAATAGAAGGCAGTAACGACATAAGTGATTTTGGTAAGTACTCGGACATATTTAGTTTACACTGTTCTTTATTGTAAAAATACTGCGCTGTGTGTCACAGAGCAGAGGTAAAGTTGTCTTACTGTTACATTAAATGTAAATTATTTGTGTCCGACTACTTATAACTAATGGTTTATATTTTAGAAACAAGAATTCAAAACAAAAAAATGCTAGACTCTTAATAGAATCTAGCATTTTGAATTATATTTTCTGATAAGTTCAGAATCAAGCAATAATATCTGTAAGTACATTCTGATACACCTTCTTAACTCCTTCCTCTAATGAAATTTTGTATTTCCAACCTAAAGAAGTGAGTTTATCTACACTCATTAATTTTCTTGGTGTTCCGTCTGGCTTAGAAGTA
The Bernardetia sp. DNA segment above includes these coding regions:
- a CDS encoding nuclear transport factor 2 family protein encodes the protein MLFYKKFILSFIFVVFLGSTVIAQSPIDSLSETDKEVILPIEQLFEGMLKGDSSLIRQAFYENANLKTVIKDKNDNIVLRVDSLENLLNAVATPHEKPYREKILSYEIKTDENLAQVWTPYKFYVGETFSHCGANAFHLIKTKEGWKIISITDTRHREGCE
- the obgE gene encoding GTPase ObgE, whose translation is MDSPNFIDYVKLFLRSGKGGAGSTHFRREKHVPLGGPDGGDGGRGGHIILRANAQLWTLLHLRYQKHVFAQDGENGSGQKSYGKQGEDTILEVPLGTVVKDAETGEKVAEVLEDGQEVIILHGGRGGLGNFHFRNSINQAPEYSQPGEPFTEGWFTLELKVLADVGLVGFPNAGKSTLLSVISAAKPKIANYAFTTLVPNLGVVPYRDHRSFVVADIPGIIEGAAEGKGLGVRFLRHIERNSMLLFVISADAKNIKEEYDILVGELEKYNPELLDKKRFLAISKMDLIDDELKSMLEPDLPKDIPHLFISAVTQANLDILKDKIWENLQR